A single window of Nicotiana sylvestris chromosome 3, ASM39365v2, whole genome shotgun sequence DNA harbors:
- the LOC104224257 gene encoding uncharacterized protein — translation MDISPFNRSRFQEYYCQSFSFRKCCFFLFIFFFLIALVVVVIPSIIVLSLKPQKPVFSFQTLKVQTYKLDVLNNSGSDDLLLSSVISLTLIAQNPNKVGIRYRSTRFHVFNEGVVIGMIQVPAFYQPPRSNNLTLETRVIFYCVNVTQILSNISLQQKSSTKSVTLASIFGDVSAQVKLLNVNFPKVKLAVECAINIDQNYIKLSNQVIYSVKAAKYSTISLPMNIKGTFSNKCSASIYI, via the exons ATGGATATTTCACCTTTTAATCGTTCACGTTTTCAAGAATATTATTGTCAGTCTTTTTCCTTCAGAAAATGctgtttctttctttttatcttctttttcttgatAGCCCTTGTGGTAGTGGTAATTCCTTCCATAATTGTTTTAAGCTTGAAACCCCAAAAGCCCGTTTTCTCATTCCAAACGTTAAAAGTGCAAACTTATAAGCTTGACGTCTTGAATAATTCGGGCTCCGACGACCTCCTACTTTCATCGGTCATCTCTCTGACACTGATTGCGCAAAATCCTAACAAAGTTGGCATAAGGTATAGGTCGACGCGATTTCATGTGTTTAATGAAGGAGTAGTGATCGGAATGATTCAAGTTCCTGCATTTTATCAACCTCCTCGTAGTAATAACTTAACATTGGAGACTCGAGTAATATTTTATTGCGTGAACGTTACTCAAATTTTGTCTAACATTTCATTGCAACAGAAGAGTTCAACAAAAAGTGTTACGTTGGCAAGCATATTTGGTGATGTTTCAGCGCAGGTGAAACTTCTCAATGTCAACTTCCCCAAAGTGAAG TTGGCCGTGGAGTGCGCCATAAATATTGACCAAAACTATATTAAACTCAGTAATCAAGTGATCTACAGCGTGAAAGCAGCAAAATATAGTACG ATATCTCTTCCAATGAATATCAAGGGAACTTTCTCCAACAAGTGCTCTGCATCGATTTACATCTAA